A segment of the Gemmatimonas sp. UBA7669 genome:
GTTGAACATGTCACGCGACTTGATGACCGTGATGACCTCCTCTGACACACCCGGATATCCCATGACTGTCACGGCATCGCCCTGACGCGTCTGATCGTAGGTGTCCGACATGGTGACGAACGGCAGCGCCTGCGGGGCGTCCACCTTGATGAGCGCCACGTCGTGTCGCTGCGAGGGGCGCACGTTGCTGGCTTCAAAGGGCGTAGGGTCCTTGGGGAAGCGCACGTACAGATATTCCACCCGCGCCTGGAAATCGCCGATGTCGCCCTTGGGACCGGCCTGCCGCGTTTCTGAGGGAATCCACTGCTGCGGAGGCCGGGTGATGATGGGCTGACCGCTGGCGTCGAGCATTGGCTGACCGGAGCTGGGATCAATGAGTGGTCCCACGTCTTCCGCATCAAAGCGATACCAGGTTTGCCAATTGTAGGCCACGTGGCGGTTGGTGAGGATGAAGCCGTTCTCCGACACCACGAAGCCCGAACCGCGTGAGCTCACGCCAATGGGGCGTCCCGCATACTGATCGAGCGTGAGGGCCGGCTCGATGCTGTTCTGCACTTGTACGTATGCCGGCACGACATCCTGCCCATTGTCGAGGATGCGGCGCTTCTGTCCCTTCACGCGATACTCGTTGGGAACCAGGCGGTGATACACCTGACCGCCCGTCCCGCGGTAAGTGAGCTTCCAACTGAAGTCCACTTGCACAATGGCTGGTGCGTTGCGCGCCGCAATTTCGGCGGGCTGCAGTTGCTGAGACAACGCGTTGGCGCGCGATCCCTCGCGCCGCAGGCTGTCGAGACCACTCGCCGCTGCGGCCGTGCCGGATGCAAGCTCCTGCGCGGTCTGCCAGCGATTGAAGCCAACCACGCCCAACGCGACCACAAGCACCCCAGCCATACCCAGCAGCATGTTGCGCTGAGACTGCGAGCGGGTCTCGCCGATGAGCCGCTCCACCGTGGCCTTGCCAACGGCGCCCGGCGCGGGCTGGCCTTTGGCGCCTGGCTGCGCTGATCCGCCATCGTGCTTGCCACCCGAAGCGCCTCCTGGAGCGGCTCCCGCAGCTGCTGCACCGGCAGCGATGCCGACCGCAGGCGCACCCAGTCGTGTCTCCACCACCTCAAAGCTGCCAATGCGTGTGGCCTTCACGGACCCCGCGGGCCGGGGATCGAGATCAAACTCGATCTCCGGACCTCCGGCGCCAAGTTGAATGACGTCGCCGGGTGTGAGGACGTGCTCGCCCATGAGACGCACCTTGTTGACGAAGGTGCCGTTGCGACTGGCAAGATCACTGAGCACAAAGCGCGCCGGATCGCTGCCATCGCGACTGATGCGGGCATGCTGACGTCCCACGAGATCATCGCGGTCGGGATCGAATCGCACCTCACACGAGGGGTCGCGGCCGAAGGTCAGCGTGCGGACGTTGGCGAGAGGAAACTCCTCGCGCTGATTGGCTTTCGATCCTCTGAGGTGGTGCAGGACGACGCGATCCATGGGTGGTGGTCTCCGGGCGGCTGACGAGCGAGTGAACGAGCGGAAGGAAAGGCCCGCGCAACGGGCATCACTTCACCACGCGCAGGCGGCGCGCATTCCGGCTCATGAGCCACGAAGGCGCGGGGCTGCGCGTGTTGAAGCGGACAGTCCCCATTCCCGTCGCTGTCCACTTCGAGGTTCCTCACGCCGCCCGACCAATCAGGAGCTGTCCATGCTGCGCTGCCGTCCGTTTCGTCGTCCGCTGTCCTCAGCACTTCACGCCACGGCGTTCCTTGTCGCCGGACTGCTGACGACGCTGCCGCTGCGGGCGGCGCAGGCTCAGTCGGCCCAACGGTGGTCCGTGCAGGCATCCGGACTGCACGTGGGTGTGTTCGGCGACGCGTACGAAGGACTCAAGGCCGGCCTTGGCGGCGAAGTGCAGCTGCGTTTCACACCGGGCGTCTGGTCATTCGGGGTTGGCGGGCAGGCGTCGAGCCACGGCACCACGGGCGCGGGCTTCGATGGACAGACCGTCATGTTGCAGGGCGCATTCATCGAACCGCGTCGGGTGGTCGACATTGGCAGCAGTCGTGTCGCACCCTATCTGTCGGCGCGACTCGCCTATCTGCAGCAAACCATCGACTTCACCCTCAGTGATGGCGTGTCGGTGCTGGATGTGAACGCCGAGGCCAGTGGTGCCCAGGTCAACGCCGGCGGCGGTCTGCTGGTGCGTCTCTCGCCGCGTGTCAATCTCGACCTGGGCGCTACCTACGGAGTCATTCGTTTTGGCGACGTGCTGGTGAACGTGCCGGGATTCGGTCAATCGAACGTGGCCGGTACCAGTGGCACCGGCCAGAATCTCGTGTTGCGCGCGGGCCTCGCCATCGGTCTCGGCAAGTAGTGGCCTGAGACGGCCCGATGCGTTGCCGCCGTGAGGAGTTACTCGCTCGGGTCCATGTCCACCTGGCCGCTCAGTCGTCGCGAGAGATGGGACCAGTTCATGCCAACGGCCAGCAGCAGTGCGGTGCAGATGAGCACGACGTGCGTGATGCCACGTGAGGAGCGCGCGCTCACGATGCCCACGTCGATCAGCAGCCACACCAGCCCACCCGAGATGGCCAGCACGAGCAACGCGCCGCCGAGTCCGATGGAGCGGCGCGTGGCATTGAGGAACACGGCCCAGCCGCCCATGAGCGCGAGCCCGAGCAGGAACTTGAGCGAAGTCGGGCCCGAGGTGCTGACACCGGTGCGCAGCGGGGCGATGGCCCAGTGATAAAACGACAGGCCTTCAGGATTGTAGGTGGCAAACACGAGCACGAGAGCGCTCACTGCACGGGCTGCGATGCCGCCAAATCCGGGTCCGTTGGCCATGAGTCGTTGAGGAAAGTGACAAAGGGTGGCTCGCGCTGTCGCGTCAGGCGCCCGATCGGGCCCGGCGCCATTGGAGCAGCGCGGCGACCATCCAGACGATGGCCGCTGCGATGAGAAAGAACTTGAGGCTTGCGGCGATTCCGGCAAGCAGGACGGTTGAGCTCGAGACATCTTGCGCCACGCCGCGAACGACAAGACGCCAGAGCAGCAGGTTCTCGAGCGCGTCAAGCGGAATACAGGCCAGCGTGGCCCAGGCCAGTCGGGCACCCGTCTGGTGCAGTGGCGCCGGCGTCGGTACCGCGTGGGTGAGCAGCAGCCGCAGGCTGGTGAAGAGCAGCATGGGGTAGGCCACGAGAAAAGCGCCGTCGACACCCAGACTGACGAGCGCGCTTTCGGATACACCGGCACTCTTCCAGATGCCGAGAATTTCTGACGCGCGCGACGCCGTGAAGGCGAGTTCGAGGCTGACAATGCCCCAGGGCACACCAGGCTGCTCGAGTGGCGCCCCGATGCCCAGGAGTTGAATGAAGAGGATGGGCGAGAGTGTCGCCCAGAAAAGCCATCCCAGCAGTCGCATGACAGGAGCCTAGCACCGGACATTCGCGTGCGGAACGGTGAGGTGCTAGCGTTCGCCATGGACCTTTCGGTCATTCCCTGGGAGGCGGTG
Coding sequences within it:
- a CDS encoding DUF6524 family protein gives rise to the protein MANGPGFGGIAARAVSALVLVFATYNPEGLSFYHWAIAPLRTGVSTSGPTSLKFLLGLALMGGWAVFLNATRRSIGLGGALLVLAISGGLVWLLIDVGIVSARSSRGITHVVLICTALLLAVGMNWSHLSRRLSGQVDMDPSE
- a CDS encoding trypsin-like peptidase domain-containing protein produces the protein MDRVVLHHLRGSKANQREEFPLANVRTLTFGRDPSCEVRFDPDRDDLVGRQHARISRDGSDPARFVLSDLASRNGTFVNKVRLMGEHVLTPGDVIQLGAGGPEIEFDLDPRPAGSVKATRIGSFEVVETRLGAPAVGIAAGAAAAGAAPGGASGGKHDGGSAQPGAKGQPAPGAVGKATVERLIGETRSQSQRNMLLGMAGVLVVALGVVGFNRWQTAQELASGTAAAASGLDSLRREGSRANALSQQLQPAEIAARNAPAIVQVDFSWKLTYRGTGGQVYHRLVPNEYRVKGQKRRILDNGQDVVPAYVQVQNSIEPALTLDQYAGRPIGVSSRGSGFVVSENGFILTNRHVAYNWQTWYRFDAEDVGPLIDPSSGQPMLDASGQPIITRPPQQWIPSETRQAGPKGDIGDFQARVEYLYVRFPKDPTPFEASNVRPSQRHDVALIKVDAPQALPFVTMSDTYDQTRQGDAVTVMGYPGVSEEVITVIKSRDMFNREMQQRTLPDPTLSAGNIGKILRAADAEVRDGFMTYAPSGDTYQLTINSTGGGNSGGPMFDVSGNVVGIYFAGKTADVQVSFAIPIRYGMELLRIGDPTTQR